The Stigmatella ashevillena genomic sequence CGCTTCCGACGTGGTCAGCGTCTCGGCCTCCATCGCCGCTGATTCCTCTTCCGTCGTCGCTCCACCACAAGCCGTCAACGCCAGGCCCGTGGACATCAGCACGACCGCCCGCAGCAACTTGGTTCCAGAGTCCACTCACTGCTCCTTGTTGGAGTGCGCCTTCGGGGGGCTGTTCATGGCTCCCCGGTAGGAAGTGAGCCGGTGAGGTGGAAAATGATGCAAAAAATTCCGCGCCCCCGTGAAGCCTTCCCCTATGGCGCATGGAGGCGAGGGGCAGGGCAAGAACTCCTGGGTGGGGAGACTACAGCGGCTCGGTCCCCCCCGGCGGACAGGTGACCGAGGCCGGCACGGACCAGAGCTGTTCCAAGCCGGTGTCGTCGACGGCGGGGAAGAACACGCGACTGCCCGCGCGAACGAAGGGCTCCGGCTCGAGTCTAAACACCACCGGGACGTAGACGTCCGTCAGCTGTCCGGTCGTTGCCGCCGTGCCCCGGGTGAACCAGGGCCTGGCGGACACGCCGTCGGGTGAGCCAAGGAACAGGACGGCGCCCGTGCCAGTGGCGAACACGGGAAAGTAGATGACGTCCCCAGAGACCGCCGCCCGCTGGATATCGAGTACCTGGTTCTCGTTGTCGCGCGGCAGGGTGGTGACGAGGCTCCTGCCACCTCCGCTCAGCGAGAGGCTGTAGAGGCGCGCATCCTGGGCCAGGTAGACCTTCGAGCCCAGCCCTCCCAGGAGGTAAATGGACTGGCCGAACGTGTCCAGCCGGAGGGCCCCTGCGGCCGTGTCATGGGCGAGGTTCGCCAGCAGCACCGTGCCCGAACTCGTCCGGTCCGAACTCCACACCTCCTTTGACGCAGACTGTGGCCGGTGGAAGAAGACCAGCCGGCCGTTGATGGCAGTCAGATCTCGCAGTGGGGGGCCGTACATGCCGTAGATACCCGATGGTTTGTCCGCTTCTTCATCAGCGATTGTTCCCTGAATATCCGTTTCTATGATCTCATCGCCCTGTCGCTCGTGGGGCTACATTCCCAACTCAGGCAGGAACTGGCTCAGAATTTCTGGGATGAAATGGGACGCGGAATCCGGGAGAACGAGCACAACAACCTGTTCAAGCGCATCTTGGAGTACGTGGGTGTCGAATACGATCCCGGCAGTTTCATCGAGTCACTTGGCTCGCAAGGATTGGCTGGCTATAACCTGTTCCTCCGGTTTGGTTTGCACCGGAAACACTTCCTGCACTCCATTGGCAACATGGCTGTCTCGGAGATGATGGATCCGGCCAACTACGCCAAGCTGGTGAGGGGCTGCAAGCGAGTGGGGCTCACTGACGAGACGGCTCAAGCCTACTACTTCGAGCATATCTCCGTGGATGTAGCGCATGGGGATGGTTGGATTGCCAATGTCATGCTGCCCATGGCCCATCAATTCCCGAATCATACCTGCGACATCATTGTAGGCGCTGAGGTGCGCCTCAATACGAGCTTCGACTATTATGAGAACCTGTACAGCCAGTTGACCCATCCCGCATGATCTGTTGGGGGTAGCTCGCGGCAGCAGAACGAGGCTGGCAGCAACAGCCCGGGCCCATCGACTTACGGAAAGCCGCCGCACGACCGGCAAGCTTCTGCTCATCCCGTCAAGCCCCCCCCGTGGCTGCCGGTGCCACCGGCAGCAGCAGCGTCACGCGCAGGCCACCACCGCTCCGGTTGGCGAGCACGAGTTCGCCGTCCAGTGTGGCCGCCAGTTGCTGAGCGATGGCCAGCCCCAGTCCGGTGCCGCCGGTATCGCGGTTGCGCGAGCTTTCCAGCCGGTAGAACGGTTGCAGCACCGCTTGCATCTCCTGTTCGGGAATGCCCGGGCCACGGTCGCACACGTCCACGGCCACGCGCCCGTCGTCGAGCTGGCGCACGCCAACCTCGGCGCCGCCGCCGTACTTCACCGCGTTGTCGATCAGGTTCTCGACGATGCGCCGCAATGTCGGCGGCCGCGTGCTCAACGCAGCGCGCACGCATTCGCCCAGCGTGACCGGCTTGCCCGCGTCCTGGTAGTCGCACACCACGCTGTCGAGCAATGCGTGCAGGTCCAGCCGCACTGCCGGACCGGTGGCGCCATGGGTGCTGCGCGCGTAGGCGATGCCCTCGCGCACCAGCTGATGCAGCTGCCCCAGGTCGCCGATCAGGCGATCTCGGTCGGCTCCCTCATTCATCGCTTCCAGACGCAGCTTCATGCGAGTGATCGGTGTTTGCAGGTCGTGCGAGATCGCGGCCAGGATCTGCAACCGCTCCGCGAGATAGTGGCCGATGCGCGCCTGCATCGCATTGAACGCGGTGGCGGCCTTGACCACTTCTACCGGCCCTTCCTGCGGCAACGGCGGGCGCGCGCGCGCCGGGTCCAGCCGCTCGACCGCGTCGGCCAACTGCACCAACGGTCGCGTCGCCAGCCGCACCGCCAGCCACGCGCACACCAGCAGCAGCGCCAGCTGCGCCGCCAGCACCACCGGCAGCCAGCGTGAGATCGGCATCACCGAGGGCGTGACATCGAGGGTCAGCGGCTGGCCGTCGGCCAGTGTGAGCTCCACCTCGAAGCGCTCCGGCGAGGTGGACACCGTGCGCGCCCGCAGGGGGTAGCGATGGTCCAGGCTGCGATCGATCAGGGCGGTGACCTCACGCGCGCGGTCGCTGGTCAGGGGCACACCGGGCCGAGCAGGGCCGAGCAGGTAGCGGTAGGTGCGCCGCTCCAGGCGCGGCGCCCATCGCGCGCGCTCGGCCGGGCTCAGGCGTTCGAGCAGGGCCACGCTGACGGTCACGTCCTGGTCCAGGTGGGTGAGCATCATCGAACGGGCGACCATGAAGCGCTCGGAGAACAGCAGCGCGAAGGACAGCGCGTGCGCGAGCAGCAAGCCGGTGAACAGGATCAGGGTCAGGCGCGCGCCGAGGGTGCGTGGCAGCAGGCGTCGCCAGCCGATGCGCGGGGGGGCGTTCATGCATTCTCGCCGAGCAGGACCACAGGCTGACAGAACACATAGCCCTCGCTGCGCACGGTCTTGATGTAGGCCTGCTCGCGCGCGTCGTCGCGCAGGCGCTGGCGCAGGCGGCTGACGAGCAGGTCGATGGAGCGGTCGAACAGCTCGGCGTCGCGGCCCCGGGTGAGGTTGAGCAGCTGGTCGCGGCTGAGCACGCGCTGCGGGTGGTCGAGGAACACGCGCAGCAGGCGGAACTCCGCGCCACTGAGCGGATAGGCGGTGCCGTCTCCGTCGAGCAGGTGGCGCGCGGAGGTGTCCAGTCGCCACTGGCCGAACCCGATCAGCCGACCCGCCTCGGTGATCTGAAGGTTGGGCGGCAACATGCGCGTGCGCCGGAGCACCGCGTTGATGCGCGCCAGCAGCTCACGCGCGGAGAACGGCTTGACCACGTAGTCGTCCGCACCCATCTCCAGGCCGACGATGCGATCGGTCTCTTCATCGCGCGCGGTGAGCATCACCACCGGCACGGTGCGGTGCTTGCTGGCGCGCAGGTTGCGGCACAGGGACAGACCGTCCTCACCGGGCATCATCACGTCGAGGACGATCAGGTCAACGTCGCTGGTGTCCATCGCCGCGCGCATCTCGCGGCCGTCGGCCGCGAGCGTGGTGCGCAGGCCGTTGCGCTGCAGGTATTCGCCGACCAAGCGACGGATCTCGCGGTCATCGTCGACGATGAGGATGTGGTCTGTATGGGCCATGGTGTCGTCCGTGGGAAGCATAGCGACGGCCGCGCCGCGACCGCCGCCATGTTAGCGCACCAGATTCAGCCCGCAGCCAAGACGAAGGCCCCCATCTCAGCCCCCCGCCTTGGCCGACGACGGCGCGGCCGACTTCACCCCGGCTGCATCGAGGATAATGTCGGCCACCTCGCCCGGATGCGACAGCATCGAGACATGGCTGGCCGGGACCGAATGCAGCCGCGCGCCGATGCGCTGCGCGGTGGCGGACTGCAACTGCGGAGCGAGCATGCGGTCCTCGCGGTTGAGCACGTACCAACTGGGCTTGTGCTTCCACGCCGCCCGCGTGACCGGCTCGGACAGCGCGCTGGCCTTCAGCGGGCCCTGAGTGCTGTAGAGCAGGCGCGCGGTGGCCGGCTTGAGATCCTGAGCGAAATCCTCGGCCACAGCCTCGGCCGGCAGCCACAGGAAGCCGTCGCGCTCCTGCAATCGCTTCAGCCCCGGCGCCGTCGGGTAATGCTCGCCCTGCTGGGCCGAGTTCTCGCCAACATCGGGCGCGAACGCAGACACGTAAACCAGCGCGACCACCTTGTCATCGTTGCCGACCTCGGTGATGACCGTGCCGCCCCAGGAATGGCCGACCAGCACCACCTTGCCCGGCGCGGCGGCGATGGCGCGGCGCGTGGTGGCCACGTCGTCCTGCAGCGAGGTCAGCGGGTTCTGCACCGCCAAGGCGGGCACCCCCCTGGCCTCCAGGAGTGGGATGACCTTGTTCCAGCTCGAACCGTCGGCGAAGGCACCATGTACCAGGATCACCGTGGGCGCGGCCGGATTGACATGCACCGGACGTGAGCCCGCGGCGGCTGGAGTCAGGGCGGTGGCCACCAGCGCGGCCAGCATCGTCTTGCGAATCATGGAGAGCACTCCTGTGGAAGGAGCGCCCATTCGAGACCAGGACTGTATCGCCGTTGTTTCCGCGCGGTTGACTTCTTGTCACGCAAGGTGTCGGCGCTGCGCGGGTCTACGTTTCGATACACAACGCCGACCCGCCCGACACGGTGCGGATACCTCGCCCCTTTGCAATGGCCACCCTCCGCTCACCGCCACCATTGCCAGGAGCCTTCCATGTCAACGCAACATTCCCCCTCCCCCATCCGCGCGAACCCGATCCCCTCGCCCCGCCGCTTCGGCGGCTGGAGATTGTTCCTGGTGCTGGCCGCACTGCTGATGGGCACAGCGGGCGCCGCCTACCTGCTTGGCCCCGACGCCGTGGAAGGCAGCCGCCGCGCCATCCGCGTCACCGCGCGCACCTCCTTCGTTCTGTTCCTGGCCGCGTTCACCGCGTCCTCGTTCGCCTCGCTGATGCCCGGCCCGTTCACCCGGGCGTTGTTACGCGAGCGGCGCATCGTCGGCCTGTCGTTCGCGTTCTCGCACCTGTTGCACGCGATCGCTATCTACACCTTCGGCCAGCTCAGTCCCGAGTTCTGGCCCGGCCGCTCCACCCTGGCCAACCTGCCCGGCACGATCGGCTACGCGTCCATCCTGCTGCTGGCGGTGACCTCGCATCGCGGTCTTGCCCGGCGCATGGGCCCGGCCGCCTGGCGACGGCTGCACGTCACCGGCATGTGGGTGATCGCGGCGGTGTTCACCTATTCTTACTTCAAGCGCGTGCCGATGAACGCCTGGTACGCCGTGCCTTCAGCGCTGCTGTTCACCGCGGTGGTGGTGCGGCTGATCGCCAAACGCGCCCAGGCCCTCCGGCACGGCACGCGGTCGCTCATGCCCGGGGGATGGGCTTCCAGTCGACCTTGGAGCGCTGACGCACGTGGGACGATGAACGATCGGCGGTCGTGAGCCGCCTCTGACGAGAGGAGCGCGCTAGGCTGTCGGGCCATGCCCTATCAACGCGCTCCGGTGAAGGCTCCCAGGATGTCGGGTGTGGCCCTCAAGGCCATGGTGAACACGCTGGAGCGGGGCGGCATCGGCCCCGCGCTGGTGGAGAAGTTGATGCGGGACAGCGGCATCGAGCAGTGGCGCGAGCTGTCTGCGGGCGATGCTCCCCCCATCCAGTACCCCCTGCCCCCCGGCGCGCCCGCGGCAGAACCCCAGACGCCGCTGGAGCAGGCCGCTCGCGCCGTGGCCGCGTCGCCCGTGACGCCGGAACGGGAGACGGTGGCCGCGTTCGCCCGGGCCTACCGGGACGGGACGGCGGACCCCGTGGCCGTGGTGAACCGGGCCCATGCGGCCATCGAGCGGCTGGACAGCGGCGCGGACCGTCTGGGCCTCTTCATCGCCCGCAAGCCGGAGGAGGTGCTGCGTGCGGCGGAGGCCTCTTCGGAGCGGCTGCGCGCGGGCACGCCCCTGAGCGTGCTGGACGGCGTGCCCGTGGTGCTCAAGGACGAGGTAGACTTGGCCGGGTTCCCCACCACGCTGGGCACCACGTACCGCACGGAGGTGGCCCGGGCGGACTCGACGGTCGCCGCGCGATTGAAGGCCGCGGGCGCCCTCATCCTGGGCAAAGCCAACATGAATGAGATTGGCATCAACCCCATCGGGTTGAATCCGCACCACGGCGCCGCGCGCAACCCGTGGAACCGGGGCCACATCACCGGCGGAAGCTCCAGCGCTTCCGGCGCCGCCGTGGCCGCGGGCCTGTGTCCGCTGAGCATCGGCGCGGACGGCGGCGGCTCCATCCGCATCCCCGCCGCGCTCTGCGGCATCGTGGGCCTCAAGGCCACCTGGGGCCGCATCCCGGAGACGGGCGTACCGCCGCTGTGCTGGAACGTGGCGCACGTGGGCCCCATGGGCCTCACCGTGGACGACGTCGCCGCGCTGTATGCGATTCTGGCCGGGCCGGATGGCCACGACGTCGTCGCGCGCGAGCAGCCCGCGCACCACCTGTCACGCTACGAGGACGGCTCGCTCCAGGGAATCCGCCTGGGCGTGTGCACGCCCTACTTCGAGGATGCGGATCCCGACGTCGTCACACGCTGCAAGGACGCCCTGCGCGCCCTCACCGACGCGGGCGCCACGGTGGTGGAGCTCCCCCCGCCCGACCTCAACGCCATCCTTTGGACGC encodes the following:
- a CDS encoding iron-containing redox enzyme family protein, coding for MEEDQPAVDGSQISQWGAVHAVDTRWFVRFFISDCSLNIRFYDLIALSLVGLHSQLRQELAQNFWDEMGRGIRENEHNNLFKRILEYVGVEYDPGSFIESLGSQGLAGYNLFLRFGLHRKHFLHSIGNMAVSEMMDPANYAKLVRGCKRVGLTDETAQAYYFEHISVDVAHGDGWIANVMLPMAHQFPNHTCDIIVGAEVRLNTSFDYYENLYSQLTHPA
- a CDS encoding ATP-binding protein — protein: MNAPPRIGWRRLLPRTLGARLTLILFTGLLLAHALSFALLFSERFMVARSMMLTHLDQDVTVSVALLERLSPAERARWAPRLERRTYRYLLGPARPGVPLTSDRAREVTALIDRSLDHRYPLRARTVSTSPERFEVELTLADGQPLTLDVTPSVMPISRWLPVVLAAQLALLLVCAWLAVRLATRPLVQLADAVERLDPARARPPLPQEGPVEVVKAATAFNAMQARIGHYLAERLQILAAISHDLQTPITRMKLRLEAMNEGADRDRLIGDLGQLHQLVREGIAYARSTHGATGPAVRLDLHALLDSVVCDYQDAGKPVTLGECVRAALSTRPPTLRRIVENLIDNAVKYGGGAEVGVRQLDDGRVAVDVCDRGPGIPEQEMQAVLQPFYRLESSRNRDTGGTGLGLAIAQQLAATLDGELVLANRSGGGLRVTLLLPVAPAATGGA
- a CDS encoding response regulator; translated protein: MAHTDHILIVDDDREIRRLVGEYLQRNGLRTTLAADGREMRAAMDTSDVDLIVLDVMMPGEDGLSLCRNLRASKHRTVPVVMLTARDEETDRIVGLEMGADDYVVKPFSARELLARINAVLRRTRMLPPNLQITEAGRLIGFGQWRLDTSARHLLDGDGTAYPLSGAEFRLLRVFLDHPQRVLSRDQLLNLTRGRDAELFDRSIDLLVSRLRQRLRDDAREQAYIKTVRSEGYVFCQPVVLLGENA
- a CDS encoding alpha/beta fold hydrolase; the encoded protein is MIRKTMLAALVATALTPAAAGSRPVHVNPAAPTVILVHGAFADGSSWNKVIPLLEARGVPALAVQNPLTSLQDDVATTRRAIAAAPGKVVLVGHSWGGTVITEVGNDDKVVALVYVSAFAPDVGENSAQQGEHYPTAPGLKRLQERDGFLWLPAEAVAEDFAQDLKPATARLLYSTQGPLKASALSEPVTRAAWKHKPSWYVLNREDRMLAPQLQSATAQRIGARLHSVPASHVSMLSHPGEVADIILDAAGVKSAAPSSAKAGG
- a CDS encoding ferric reductase-like transmembrane domain-containing protein translates to MSTQHSPSPIRANPIPSPRRFGGWRLFLVLAALLMGTAGAAYLLGPDAVEGSRRAIRVTARTSFVLFLAAFTASSFASLMPGPFTRALLRERRIVGLSFAFSHLLHAIAIYTFGQLSPEFWPGRSTLANLPGTIGYASILLLAVTSHRGLARRMGPAAWRRLHVTGMWVIAAVFTYSYFKRVPMNAWYAVPSALLFTAVVVRLIAKRAQALRHGTRSLMPGGWASSRPWSADARGTMNDRRS
- a CDS encoding amidase; translated protein: MPYQRAPVKAPRMSGVALKAMVNTLERGGIGPALVEKLMRDSGIEQWRELSAGDAPPIQYPLPPGAPAAEPQTPLEQAARAVAASPVTPERETVAAFARAYRDGTADPVAVVNRAHAAIERLDSGADRLGLFIARKPEEVLRAAEASSERLRAGTPLSVLDGVPVVLKDEVDLAGFPTTLGTTYRTEVARADSTVAARLKAAGALILGKANMNEIGINPIGLNPHHGAARNPWNRGHITGGSSSASGAAVAAGLCPLSIGADGGGSIRIPAALCGIVGLKATWGRIPETGVPPLCWNVAHVGPMGLTVDDVAALYAILAGPDGHDVVAREQPAHHLSRYEDGSLQGIRLGVCTPYFEDADPDVVTRCKDALRALTDAGATVVELPPPDLNAILWTHSCIILSEMAEAVLPQLKARASVFGLDSRANLALGRQFRATDFVHALRHRHRLTRELLALMADVDVLVTPTTACTAPAIPESALPAGESNLPVVDALMRFVRLANLTGNPALSVPAGFDRAGLPVGVHLTGRPYEEHLLLRLGRVVERAAERRTPSTHVRVLG